The Panicum virgatum strain AP13 chromosome 5K, P.virgatum_v5, whole genome shotgun sequence genome has a window encoding:
- the LOC120705842 gene encoding embryo-specific protein ATS3A-like has translation MACRAGPPLRRRPPPRPALLALAVLSCLQLAASQLSSTSTRPLARPAATAAVPLEEAAAGGGGVARRACTYTVEIKTSCSSPRASPDAVSLAFGDAYRNEVYTARVSPAYGFERCAKDTFRVSGPCGYGVCYLYLRRSGGVGWTPQWVRVYEPASRTPSTFYFGDPLPNGVWYGLDRCLRRPAPGAGAGASPDAAAQASQ, from the coding sequence ATGGCCTGCCGCGCAGGACCACcgctccgccggcggccgccgccgcgccccgcgctgCTCGCTCTGGCCGTCCTCTCCTGCCTGCAGCTCGCCGCGTCGCAGCTGTCGTCGACCTCGACCCGGCCCCTtgcgcgccccgccgccacggCGGCAGTACCGCTGgaagaggccgccgccggcggcggcggcgtcgcgcgtCGCGCGTGCACGTACACGGTGGAGATCAAGACGAGCTGCTCGTCCCCGCGGGCGTCCCCGGACGCGGTGAGCCTCGCGTTCGGCGACGCGTACCGGAACGAGGTGTACACGGCGCGGGTGTCGCCGGCGTACGGGTTCGAGCGGTGCGCCAAGGACACGTTCCGGGTCTCCGGGCCCTGCGGCTACGGCGTCTGCTACCTCTACCTCCGCCGCTCCGGCGGCGTCGGGTGGACGCCCCAGTGGGTCAGGGTGTACGAGCCCGCCTCCCGCACGCCCTCCACCTTCTACTTCGGCGACCCGCTCCCCAACGGCGTCTGGTACGGCCTCGACCGCTGCctgcgccgccccgcgcccggcgccggcgccggcgcctctcCCGACGCCGCGGCCCAGGCGTCACAGTGA